In Kytococcus sedentarius DSM 20547, the sequence GCGGTGTTCCACGCGTAGGGGGCCACCGGGAAGTTGAAGGCGGTGATGATGCCGCAGGGGCCCAGCGGGTGCCAGGTCTCCATCATGCGGTGGCCGGGGCGCTCGGAGGGCATGGTGCGGCCGAACAGCTGGCGGGACAGGCCCACTGCGAGGTCGCAGATGTCGATCATCTCCTGCACCTCACCGGCGGCCTCGGACGGGATCTTGCCGGCCTCGGCGGTGACCAGCGCGGCCAGGTCGTCCTTGTACTCGGTGAGGAGCTCACCCCATCGCTTCACGAGGTTGCCGCGCACCGGGGCGGGGGTGTCGCGCCAGGCGGTGAAGGCCTCGCCGGCGGTGGTCAGGGCGGTCTCGTACTCCGCGTCGGTGGTGGCGCGCAGGCCCATGAGCTGCTCGCCGGTGATGGGGGTGCGGGCGTGCAGGTCGGCGCCCTCGGGCACGGTGACGCCGCACGCCTCGAGCGCGCTGCGGACCTGGTCGTGGATCGGGTGGGTCATTCCGGTTCCCTCCTGGGACATCGGGTTCAAGGTGGTCTGGGTCTGGGTCTGGGTCTGGGTCGGTCGGGTGGTCTGGTTCAGGGGCGCACGGCCACGCCGGTGGCACGCTCGACGGCGTCCAGCGAGTCCTGCTGCTCGGCGGCGTACAGGGCGTACGGGTCGTGGATCCGCACGCCGCAGATCTCCGCCAAGCGGGACATGTCGAAGTCCACGCCGGACTGCGCCTCGTCCTTGCTGCCGGCCGAGGTCAGGTTGGACTGGAAGATGCCGGCGGCGGACCGGGGCAGGAAGTCCTCGTAGACCACCGGGGTGGCCACCAGGTGCCCGGAGGCGACGAGCTCGCAGGCGCGCTGGCCGGTCGGGAGCTCGGAGACGCCCGCCGCCAGCTCGTAGGTGAAGTAGGCGAGCTCGCGCTCGGCCAGGCCCAACTCGTCGACGGGCAGGTGCTCGGCCCAGACGGTGCGGGCCACGGTGGGGCGGTCGCCCCCATCGCGCTGGAGGATCTCGTCCACCTCGGCGAGCATGGCGTCGTAGATCTCGCGGCCCTTCTCGGTCAGGGCGATGCCGCGCTGCTCCACCTCGCCGAAGCGCACCCGCAGCGTGCCCTCGCCGAGGGTGCCGTCGGGCTTGCGGAAGGTGCGCTGCTCGTCCAGGGCGCGGAAGGAGGTCTGGCGCAGCAGGACGTCCGGGCCCTCCCAGGACGGTGGGCCTTGGATCTCGTCGATCATCTCGATGCCGCGGGCCTCCATGCGGCGGTAGAGCTCCTCGATGTCGAGCACGCGCGGCGTGAGGTGGTTGATGTGTGTGGTGGGCACGCCCCCGATGTCGGCGGCCACGGAGGAGACCTCCTCCAGCCGGCGGTACCAGGCCTCGTCGACCGGCTCGGCGGAGAGTTCGAAGACGGCGGTGGCCCGCGCCACCAGCTCATCGGCCTCGGCCTTCGGCAGGCCCTTGTCGCGTGCCGCGCGGTCGGCCAGCTCGAGCAGCTCGTCGTCGAACAGGCGGCGGGCGGCCAGGAAGTCGGCGAGATCCCGGCGCAGGTCGGCGTCGAAGAAGCGCGGGTCCTCGGCCACCAGCATCGAGGTGAAGACGCGGAAGGGGTTGCGCGCCAGCTCGTCCCGGTCGATCGGGCGGAAGGCGGTGGAGACCACCGGGACGGCGGAGGCCGAGTCCCGCAGGTCGTAGAAGCCCACCGGCTCCATGCCGAACGCGGCGAAGACGCGGGCCACGTGACCGAGCTCCTCGGGGGTGCCCACGCGGATGGCACCGTGGCGCTCGGCGGTGACGCGCTCGATGGAGCCCAGACGCTCGGCGGCGTCGCCCAGCTGCTCCAGGTGGTCGCGGTTCACGGACTCGGAGACCTCGACGAGCGTGGTGTAGGCCGGCACCTCCTGTCCGTACATGCGGGACATGTGGGCGGCGAAGGCTGCTCGGAGCTCGTGCTGTGCCACGGACACGGTGGTGTCTCCTGGGTGGTGGGGTGGCCGGTGGGTTGGTGGGTCCGCCCCGACGGGCGGATGGCCGGTGTCGTAGGTGCCACCGTGATGTGCGCCATATCATCAGCACAAGCGACAACACCTGCACGTGACCGTTGAGCAAGGCTGATGAATCCGTGAGTCCACCCGAAGGAGCGCCGATGTCCTGGACCCTGACGCAGCTGGAGACCTTCTGTGCGGTGGCCGATGCGGGGAGCATGCACGCCGCATCGGTGGAGCGGGGGTACACCCCGGGTGCCGTCTCCCAGCAGATGGCGGCGCTCGCCCGGACGGTGGGGGCCGAGCTGTTCATCCGCGATGGTCGGGGGGTGGTGCTCTCCGATGCGGGGCGCGGCTTCCTGCCCTACGCCCGCCGCCTGCTGCAGGAGGACGCGGCCGCCCGACGGGCCCTGGCCGAGCTGCACTCCGGCCGGGCGACGGTGCGCGTGGGCATCTTCGAGACCGCGGGGTCGGTGGCCTGTCGGCCCGCACTGCGCCGGGCGGCCGCGGCCCAGCCGCCGGTGGACCTCGTCTTCGAGGAGGTGGACGTGGAGCACGGGGTCGATGCGGTGCGCTCCGGCGTGGTGGACATCGCCCTGTCCGTGCACTACGAGCTGGTGCCGGTGCAGTTGCCGCCGGGCGTGGTGGCGGTGGAGCTCCACGCCGAGCCGTTCGTGGAGGCGCGCTCTGCCGAGCCCGGCGGGGCGAGCACCTGGATCGCACCCCCGACCAGCGAGTCCTTCGGGCTCGCGGTGAAGGCCGCACTGGGCAGGGCGGGGGAGGACCAGGACGTGGCGCACGTTGTCACCGACACCGCGCTGATGGTGGCCCTGGTGGAGGCCGGGGTGGGGCGGGCCCTGGTCAACCCGCTGATGCTGCGGGTGCACCCGCGGGAGCTGGACGTGCGGCCGGCGCCGCAGTCGGGGAGCCGCTCCATCGTGGCCCTGACCACCGAGGCGCAGGGGCGACGGGCGAGCGTGCAGACGGCGCTGGGGGCGCTGGAGGACGTCTTTGCCGAGATCCATTGACACCCACCCCCGGCCGTGTCACTGTGTGGTGAAACAGGAAGATGTGCTGCCAGTCACACGATCTTCGGGAAATCTTCCAGTCAACGGAGGGCGTGGGAATGAATCATCTTGTGAGCACCCAGGAGTTCGGGGAGTACACCGTCTCCACCTACCGGTTCACCGACCAGCACACGCTGACGGTGGCGCACGAGACCCGTGCCAGCCGTGAGCTTCCCGGCAACGGGGGGACGCGGTGGCTGCAGTACGGATCCACCGAGCAGGCGGAGGCCGAGGCACTGGTGCTCGCGCAGTGCATGACCCGCAAGCACGCCCTGTACGACACGGGCTTCTGCGGCACGAAGCTCGTCATCGACGGCCCGGTGGACCTGGCCGACCGCAGCGTCGTGCACGACGCCATCGCGGACGTGCTGCGCCGCCACGACGGCGCGCTCTACACCGGGTGCGACCTGAACACGACCAGCGCCGACATGCGCGAGGTGGCCGCCCGCTACAACTGCGTTCTGGACTCCCTGGGCAACCCGGCCGTGGACACCTCCACCTCCACCGGCAGCGGTGTGTTCGCCGCGATGATGACCACCGTCCAGCCGGGGGAGCGTCCCAGCGTGGCGGTCCACGGGCTGGGCAAGGTGGGCGGGCAGGTGGCCCGGCTGGCCCGCAACGCCGGCTTCGAGGTCTCCGGCTTCGACGTGCGCCGTGAGGCGGTGGAGAACGTCGGGGCCACCTACGTCACCGAGGGACAGCTCTTCGGCGGGGGACACGACATCGTGGTGCTGTGCTCGCTGTCCGGCGTGCTCACCGAGGAGCTGGCGCAGAGCCTGCAGGCCCGGTGGATCGTGGCCTCGGCGAACTCGCCCTTCCGCACCCCGGAGGCGCAGCGCATCGTGGAGGAGCGTGGCATCCACTACCTGCCCGACTACATCGCCAACTCCGGCGCCGTGCTGTGCGACGCACTGGAGTGGCGTGACCCGGACTTCTACGCGGGGCTCGACCAGGCCACCATCG encodes:
- the hglS gene encoding 2-oxoadipate dioxygenase/decarboxylase — protein: MSVAQHELRAAFAAHMSRMYGQEVPAYTTLVEVSESVNRDHLEQLGDAAERLGSIERVTAERHGAIRVGTPEELGHVARVFAAFGMEPVGFYDLRDSASAVPVVSTAFRPIDRDELARNPFRVFTSMLVAEDPRFFDADLRRDLADFLAARRLFDDELLELADRAARDKGLPKAEADELVARATAVFELSAEPVDEAWYRRLEEVSSVAADIGGVPTTHINHLTPRVLDIEELYRRMEARGIEMIDEIQGPPSWEGPDVLLRQTSFRALDEQRTFRKPDGTLGEGTLRVRFGEVEQRGIALTEKGREIYDAMLAEVDEILQRDGGDRPTVARTVWAEHLPVDELGLAERELAYFTYELAAGVSELPTGQRACELVASGHLVATPVVYEDFLPRSAAGIFQSNLTSAGSKDEAQSGVDFDMSRLAEICGVRIHDPYALYAAEQQDSLDAVERATGVAVRP
- a CDS encoding LysR family transcriptional regulator codes for the protein MSWTLTQLETFCAVADAGSMHAASVERGYTPGAVSQQMAALARTVGAELFIRDGRGVVLSDAGRGFLPYARRLLQEDAAARRALAELHSGRATVRVGIFETAGSVACRPALRRAAAAQPPVDLVFEEVDVEHGVDAVRSGVVDIALSVHYELVPVQLPPGVVAVELHAEPFVEARSAEPGGASTWIAPPTSESFGLAVKAALGRAGEDQDVAHVVTDTALMVALVEAGVGRALVNPLMLRVHPRELDVRPAPQSGSRSIVALTTEAQGRRASVQTALGALEDVFAEIH
- a CDS encoding glutamate dehydrogenase/leucine dehydrogenase; amino-acid sequence: MSTQEFGEYTVSTYRFTDQHTLTVAHETRASRELPGNGGTRWLQYGSTEQAEAEALVLAQCMTRKHALYDTGFCGTKLVIDGPVDLADRSVVHDAIADVLRRHDGALYTGCDLNTTSADMREVAARYNCVLDSLGNPAVDTSTSTGSGVFAAMMTTVQPGERPSVAVHGLGKVGGQVARLARNAGFEVSGFDVRREAVENVGATYVTEGQLFGGGHDIVVLCSLSGVLTEELAQSLQARWIVASANSPFRTPEAQRIVEERGIHYLPDYIANSGAVLCDALEWRDPDFYAGLDQATIDGYVMRTIQSRALGVLAEAVLREVTPETVASRVWSENIRPVVPA